From the Montipora capricornis isolate CH-2021 chromosome 2, ASM3666992v2, whole genome shotgun sequence genome, one window contains:
- the LOC138039243 gene encoding protein Mis18-alpha-like isoform X2, with product MAANSRVTEPNLTLDQSIRDSSPIVIFQCKGCKSILGDSSAFVASDRELEVICVNGVTSVVTSAEVLETSTEGADMGSTFRPLHCSSCQLIIGRVYKTTPKEFDHFRNMFCFDSEQIDSYQVGSLSEKQSTALNTEQILDIATARTLETRISKLKKWDTWGTQLIKRMSAQCLQTNQWTIQWTLVTQAKKKNKKK from the exons ATGGCGGCAAATTCACGTGTCACGGAACCAAATCTAACTTTGGATCAATCGATAAGAGATAGCTCTCCCATTGTTATTTTCCAGTGCAAAGGGTGTAAGAGCATTTTGGGAGATTCTTCTGCCTTTGTTGCCTCGGACCGAGAGCTTGAGGTCATCTGTGTTAAtg GGGTCACATCTGTTGTAACGTCGGCAGAGGTTTTGGAAACATCAACTGAGGGAGCAGATATGGGAAG CACATTTAGGCCTCTACACTGTTCATCATGCCAGTTGATTATTGGACGAGTatacaaaacaactccaaaagAGTTTGATCATTTCAG AAATATGTTTTGTTTCGATAGCGAACAGATAGACAG CTATCAGGTTGGGTCCTTGAGTGAGAAGCAAAGCACTGCATTAAACACAGAGCAAATTCTTGACATAGCAACAGCAAGGACTCTTGAAACCAGAATTTCAAAG TTGAAAAAGTGGGACACTTGGGGGACACAGCTAATAAAGAGAATGTCAGCACAATGTCTACAAACAAATCAGTGGACAATCCAATGGACTCTTGTGACACAAGCgaagaaaaagaacaagaaaaagtga
- the LOC138039233 gene encoding protein FAM81A-like gives MERPHSKEGTSLPALVNNNNSTDERLSRMENLEDRLALQEKTTRSLVDRALTVKEDIIESLSIAQISWQGEKKARTLLQEHIRTITTVVNRLSREIEALESEIRSRQIQVEGQGTAVKNLELHHVAGVTDLRGRMARCDSAIQRLVSDIRSNNEIMNDFRQKQSLAIKDIRDQINEQDKSISKLSLKIDRYVMEQENSLQKLKGDADQRVVQLDSKTKSVVEDIRGSISSNRLWAESEYFKIAQDVQTRLERFEGLMVERQEKLERRVDHYLAKVDKMLEEEKSKYYNVWEVRLKEVESEQDRFMHQAMGKMKDEYRQGFNSVHQSISSLQKVLHAKLKLLEDDLRKAINNVLRMVVLV, from the coding sequence ATGGAGAGACCACACTCCAAAGAGGGAACAAGCCTTCCTGCTCtagtcaacaacaacaacagcacggACGAGAGATTGAGTCGAATGGAAAACTTGGAAGATCGTTTGGCACttcaagagaaaacaacaagatCGCTTGTGGACAGGGCACTAACTGTGAAAGAAGATATAATTGAAAGCTTAAGTATTGCTCAAATAAGCTGGCAAGGCGAGAAGAAAGCAAGAACCTTATTACAGGAACATATTCGAACAATTACGACTGTCGTTAACAGATTAAGCAGGGAAATTGAGGCACTAGAGAGCGAAATCCGCTCCAGACAAATCCAAGTGGAAGGGCAAGGCACAGCTGTCAAAAACTTGGAACTTCATCACGTTGCAGGAGTTACGGATTTAAGAGGCCGTATGGCTAGGTGCGATTCTGCTATTCAGAGGCTTGTATCAGATATAAGAAGTAACAACGAAATAATGAACGATTTCAGACAAAAGCAGAGCCTTGCAATAAAAGACATTCGCGACCAAATCAACGAACAGGACAAGAGCATTTCCAAGTTGTCACTGAAAATTGATAGGTATGTTATGGAGCAGGAAAACAGCCTTCAGAAATTGAAGGGTGACGCGGACCAGCGTGTCGTACAACTAGATTCAAAGACAAAATCAGTTGTTGAAGACATTCGGGGAAGTATCTCGTCCAACCGTTTGTGGGCCGAATCAGAGTACTTTAAGATTGCCCAGGATGTTCAAACCAGGCTAGAGAGGTTTGAAGGTCTAATGGTCGAGCGACAAGAGAAACTTGAAAGACGAGTGGATCATTACCTGGCCAAAGTCGATAAGATGTTAGAGGAGGAGAAAAGCAAGTATTACAACGTTTGGGAGGTTAGATTAAAGGAGGTGGAATCTGAACAAGACAGGTTTATGCATCAGGCAATGGGAAAGATGAAGGATGAATACAGACAAGGGTTCAATAGTGTGCACCAAAGTATTTCCAGCCTGCAGAAAGTCCTTCATGCAAAACTGAAGTTACTGGAAGATGACTTACGGAAAGCTATAAATAATGTCTTAAGGATGGTGGTACTTGTATAG
- the LOC138039243 gene encoding protein Mis18-alpha-like isoform X1, producing MAANSRVTEPNLTLDQSIRDSSPIVIFQCKGCKSILGDSSAFVASDRELEVICVNGVTSVVTSAEVLETSTEGADMGSTFRPLHCSSCQLIIGRVYKTTPKEFDHFRNMFCFDSEQIDSYQVGSLSEKQSTALNTEQILDIATARTLETRISKVECVVMMLVEKVGHLGDTANKENVSTMSTNKSVDNPMDSCDTSEEKEQEKVKRPGRKKRK from the exons ATGGCGGCAAATTCACGTGTCACGGAACCAAATCTAACTTTGGATCAATCGATAAGAGATAGCTCTCCCATTGTTATTTTCCAGTGCAAAGGGTGTAAGAGCATTTTGGGAGATTCTTCTGCCTTTGTTGCCTCGGACCGAGAGCTTGAGGTCATCTGTGTTAAtg GGGTCACATCTGTTGTAACGTCGGCAGAGGTTTTGGAAACATCAACTGAGGGAGCAGATATGGGAAG CACATTTAGGCCTCTACACTGTTCATCATGCCAGTTGATTATTGGACGAGTatacaaaacaactccaaaagAGTTTGATCATTTCAG AAATATGTTTTGTTTCGATAGCGAACAGATAGACAG CTATCAGGTTGGGTCCTTGAGTGAGAAGCAAAGCACTGCATTAAACACAGAGCAAATTCTTGACATAGCAACAGCAAGGACTCTTGAAACCAGAATTTCAAAG GTTGAATGTGTTGTTATGATGTTAGTTGAAAAAGTGGGACACTTGGGGGACACAGCTAATAAAGAGAATGTCAGCACAATGTCTACAAACAAATCAGTGGACAATCCAATGGACTCTTGTGACACAAGCgaagaaaaagaacaagaaaaagtgaaaaggCCAggcagaaagaaaagaaagtga